The nucleotide sequence GCTCGAGATACGTTGATATTTGTCATGGCAGCCATGCGTCTCGCCCTGCGGATTGGTTTCGCTCTGCGATTGCAACCGGTGGAATGGGTGGCGAACATCGACAACGCGATTGAAGGATATGGAAATCCCGCTTGCAAGGCAATGGAATTTTTGTCACGACCCCGTGAGGTGAATCATGACAAGCGCAACCATGCCGCAACCCACGACGATGGCGGATGAAAAAGTGACGACGCCCTGGCAGCCGAAAATCGTGGCCTTTCTGTGCAATTGGTGCAGCTACACCGGCGCAGATTTGGCCGGCATCTCGCGCATCAAATGGTCGCCGGCGGTGCGCATCATCCGCATCATGTGCAGCGGCCGGCTCGATCCCACCTTCGTCGTCAAGGCTTTTCAACTCGGCGCCGACGGTGTGATTGTCTCCGGCTGCCATCCCGGCGATTGTCACTATCAGGAGGGCAATTACAAGGCGCTGCGGCGTGCGCTTCTGCTCAAACGGCTGCTCGCCGGTTTCGGCATCGATCCGCGGCGTCTGCGCCTGGTCTGGGTCTCGGCCAGCGAAGGCGAGCGCTGGGCGACCATTTGCAATGACATGACGGAACAAATCCGCAGCCTGGGCCCGTTGCAGCTGGAAACTATTTTGTAGTAGCGCCTTCAGGCGCACGCGCGTTGGAGTGCAAAACAATCCCAGCATTTGACGAATTATTGCCTGACGCGTTGCGCCTGAAGGCGCTACTACGAAAGTTCAAGGTGAAACCATGAACAACGCACAATCATCAAATCCAACCTCCAGGCCGAAACTGGCGCTCTATTGGGCCGCCTCCTGCGGAGGCTGTGAAATCGCGGTGCTCGACATTCAAGACAAGATTTTGGACGTGGCGGCGTTTTTCGATCTCGTCTTTTGGCCGGTGGCGATCGACGCCAAAATCAAAGACGTCGAGGCCATGGACGATCGGGCCATCGATCTCTGCCTGTTCAACGGCGCCATTCGCACCTCGGAAAACGAGCACATGGCGCAATTGCTGCGCCGGAAGGCAAAGATTCTTGTGGCGTTCGGATCGTGCGCTTGCGAAGGATGCATTCCCGCGTTGTCCAACACCACCACCCGCCAGGCAACCCTGGATTGGATTTACCGCGACTCGCCTTCGACCGTCAATCCCGAAAATGTGCGGCCGCAAACCGCCACGGACACGCCGGTTGGAAAGCTGGCACTGCCGGAATTTTGGGAAACAGTGCGCGCGCTCGACCAGGTGGTGGAGGTCGATTATTACGTTCCCGGCTGTCCGCCGCAGGCACATCAGATTTGGGCGGTGCTGGAAACGGTGATGGACATCATGAAGAATGGGAAGCCGCTGCCACCGCGCGGCCTGGTTCTCGGCGCCGGCAATAAAACCTGCTGCGATGAATGCCCGCGCACGCGGGAGGAAAAGAAGATCAAAAAATTCGTGCGGCCGCACGAGATCATTCCCGACCCGAATCGCTGCCTGCTCGATCAGGGCATTCTGTGTTGCGGCCCGGCCACGCGCAGCGGTTGTGGCGCGTTGTGTCCCGCCGTTGGCCTGCCGTGCCGTGGCTGCTACGGCCCGCCGCCGAATGTGCACGACCAGGGCGCGAAGATGATCTCCGCGCTGGCCTCCGTGATCGACTCCGAAGATCCCGAAAAGATCGACAAAATTCTCGACGGCATCGTCGATCCGGTGGGCACATTCTATCGCTTCTCGATGGCGAAGGCGACGCTGGGACGGGTGCAGTTCAACGGGAACCGTGCCCGAGGAAAGGCAATGGCGGCCCACTGAACCCTGCTGTTGTTGTCGTGCCAACTGATAAAAGTGAGGCGGATCATGCAACGCATCCAAATAGATCCCATCACCCGACTCGAAGGCCATGGGCAGATTGACATCTTCCTCGATGACCACGGCGAAGTTGCCGACTGTTTTTTCATCGTGCCCGAGCTGCGCGGGTTTGAAACATTCTGCGTCGGCCGGCCGGTGGAGGAAATGCCGCGCATTACCACGCGCATCTGCGGCGTGTGCAGTGAAGCGCATCACATGGCCGCCGCCAAGGCGTGCGACGCGGTGTATCATGTCGCGATCCCGCCGGCGGCGAAAAAGCTGCGCGAACTTTTGTACTCCGCTTTTTTCACCGGCGATCACGCCACGCATTTTTATATTCTCGGCGGGCCTGATTTCGTCATGGGCCCGGAGGCGCCGGTGACGGAAAGAAACATCATCGGCATGATCGGCAAACTCGGCGTCAACGTCGGCAGGAAAGTGATCGGCGCGCGCGCGGCGGCTCACGAGATTGTGAAAATTCTCGGCGGCAAAACCATTCACATGGTCAGCTCCCTGCCGGGGGGCGTCAGCAGGGGCGTGACAGTGGAGGAGCGGGATCGGATCGTGACTCTGGCCAATCAGCTTGTCGAGTTCGCCAAATTCACCCTCAAAATGCTCGATGACATCGTGCTCAAAAATCAGGCCTATGTCGATCTCATCCTCTCCGACACCTACACACACAAGCTGCACTCGATGGGAACGGTGGACGAGAACAATCACGTCAATTTTTACGACGGCAAAATTCGCGTGGTGGACTGTGACGGCAGGGAGATCGTCAAATATCATGGCAGCGAATATCTGCAGCACGTTGCCGAGCACGTGGAGCGGTGGTCATATTTGAAATTTCCCTTTCTCAAAGCCAAAGGCTGGAAAGGCTTTGTGGAGGGCATGGACAGCGGTGTTT is from candidate division KSB1 bacterium and encodes:
- a CDS encoding Ni/Fe hydrogenase subunit alpha — its product is MQRIQIDPITRLEGHGQIDIFLDDHGEVADCFFIVPELRGFETFCVGRPVEEMPRITTRICGVCSEAHHMAAAKACDAVYHVAIPPAAKKLRELLYSAFFTGDHATHFYILGGPDFVMGPEAPVTERNIIGMIGKLGVNVGRKVIGARAAAHEIVKILGGKTIHMVSSLPGGVSRGVTVEERDRIVTLANQLVEFAKFTLKMLDDIVLKNQAYVDLILSDTYTHKLHSMGTVDENNHVNFYDGKIRVVDCDGREIVKYHGSEYLQHVAEHVERWSYLKFPFLKAKGWKGFVEGMDSGVYRATPLARLNAAEGMATPLAQAEYERFYETLTGDRSGRTPVHQTLATHWARVVELVYAAEHTLELAKDEEILSPNLRTIPTATPDEGVGQVEAPRGTLTHHYLTDERGILQKVNLIVGTTNNHAAISMAIKKAAQGLIKKGVEITEGLLNKIEMAFRAYDPCFACATHSLPGHMPLLVRLRASDGTILAEKSRE
- a CDS encoding hydrogenase iron-sulfur subunit; translated protein: MTTPWQPKIVAFLCNWCSYTGADLAGISRIKWSPAVRIIRIMCSGRLDPTFVVKAFQLGADGVIVSGCHPGDCHYQEGNYKALRRALLLKRLLAGFGIDPRRLRLVWVSASEGERWATICNDMTEQIRSLGPLQLETIL
- a CDS encoding oxidoreductase; its protein translation is MNNAQSSNPTSRPKLALYWAASCGGCEIAVLDIQDKILDVAAFFDLVFWPVAIDAKIKDVEAMDDRAIDLCLFNGAIRTSENEHMAQLLRRKAKILVAFGSCACEGCIPALSNTTTRQATLDWIYRDSPSTVNPENVRPQTATDTPVGKLALPEFWETVRALDQVVEVDYYVPGCPPQAHQIWAVLETVMDIMKNGKPLPPRGLVLGAGNKTCCDECPRTREEKKIKKFVRPHEIIPDPNRCLLDQGILCCGPATRSGCGALCPAVGLPCRGCYGPPPNVHDQGAKMISALASVIDSEDPEKIDKILDGIVDPVGTFYRFSMAKATLGRVQFNGNRARGKAMAAH